The Dendropsophus ebraccatus isolate aDenEbr1 chromosome 10, aDenEbr1.pat, whole genome shotgun sequence genome has a segment encoding these proteins:
- the LOC138765710 gene encoding prostate stem cell antigen-like isoform X1, whose protein sequence is MNKWIAVGFFTILACHLGHAIQCYTCGYGTCLLPSKTSCGLLEVCLTETIKTGPATLDKKSCSSPDNCLKSSETTYAGIKVTTTPSCCYTDLCNSASIPSASILTAIAIFLSLWVARL, encoded by the exons ATGAACAAGTGGATTGCTGTGGGGTTCTTCACCATACTGGCCTGCCATTTAG GTCATGCTATTCAATGCTATACTTGTGGTTATGGTACTTGTCTTTTGCCATCTAAAACAAGCTGTGGATTACTAGAAGTATGTCTGACAGAAACCATCAAAACAG GTCCAGCCACCTTGGACAAGAAGTCTTGCTCATCACCCGACAACTGTTTGAAATCATCTGAGACCACATACGCGGGCATAAAGGTGACGACCACACCTTCGTGCTGTTATACCGACCTCTGCAATTCAGCTTCCATTCCATCGGCCTCCATTCTAACCGCCATTGCCATCTTCTTATCATTGTGGGTGGCCAGACTCTGA
- the LOC138765710 gene encoding prostate stem cell antigen-like isoform X2: MNKWIAVGFFTILACHMGHAIQCYTCGYGTCLLPSKTSCGLLEVCLTETIKTGPATLDKKSCSSPDNCLKSSETTYAGIKVTTTPSCCYTDLCNSASIPSASILTAIAIFLSLWVARL; encoded by the exons ATGAACAAGTGGATTGCGGTGGGATTCTTCACCATACTGGCCTGCCATATGG GTCATGCTATTCAATGCTATACTTGTGGTTATGGTACTTGTCTTTTGCCATCTAAAACAAGCTGTGGATTACTAGAAGTATGTCTGACAGAAACCATCAAAACAG GTCCAGCCACCTTGGACAAGAAGTCTTGCTCATCACCCGACAACTGTTTGAAATCATCTGAGACCACATACGCGGGCATAAAGGTGACGACCACACCTTCGTGCTGTTATACCGACCTCTGCAATTCAGCTTCCATTCCATCGGCCTCCATTCTAACCGCCATTGCCATCTTCTTATCATTGTGGGTGGCCAGACTCTGA